The Achromobacter deleyi region CCTCCCAGCTCACCGGCGCATGCTGCCGGAATGCATACGACACGATGCCGTAGCGCAATACGTGCGCCAGCGGACCCGCGGCGGCCGGGCGCGCCGCCGTCAGCGCGGCCGCGTCCAGATGCTCGGGGCGCAAGCCGTCGAACAACGCAGGCGCGTCCTCGTCCACCGTATCCGGCGATACCGGGCGGATCGGCGCACTGGCGTTGTACTGCCGCAGCGTGGTCCGTAGGGCCTGGACCGCGCTGTCCTCGGCCAGATCGGTCTTGGTCAGCGCGATGCGGTCGGCGATCGCGATCTGGGTGCTGGCTTCGCGATAGGCGTCGAGCGTGGCCGCCCCATGCAGGGCGTCCGCCGTCGCAACCACGCCGCCAAAGCGGTAATGGCGGGCGATCAGGGGATCGGCCGCCAGCGTGTTGATGACGGGACAAGGATCAGCCAGGCCGGAGGTTTCCACCACCACTCGCGTAAAGGCGGGAATTTCCCCGCGCTGGCGCCGGTAGTACAGCGATTCCAGCGTATCTTGCAGCGAACTGGTGGCCGCGCAGCACAGGCAGCCGGAATCCAGCAGCACCACGTCGGTATCGTCCGCCTTGCCGACCAGCATGTGGTCCAGCCCGATCTCGCCGAACTCGTTGATGACCACCGCCGTGTCGGCAAAGCGCGGGCTGCGCACCAGGCGGGACAACAGCGTGGTCTTGCCACTGCCCAGGAAGCCGGTCAGGAGGTAGACGGGTAGCGGTCCGGCGGTCACGGGCATGGCGTCAGCATCCTGCCCTGGTTCAGGCCTGGGCCGCGGGAGCGGGCAGCTCGCGCAGGTAGTCCTGCACTTCGCGCGACGGGATCACGTCGGCGTACTTGCAATTCAGGTCGAACAGGCTCATGGCATGGCTGGCCTGGAAGCGGTCGAACGCCGCTTCTTCGGGAATGATGACCTTGAAGTTGTACGAATAGGCGTCCACCGTCGTGGCGCGCAGGCATCCCGAGGAGGTGCAGCCCACCAGGATCAGCGTATCCACGTCCAGGAAGTTCAGGTGGCTCATGAAGATGGTGCCGAAGAAGCAGGAAGGCTTCTGCTTGGTGATGCGGATATCTTGCGGACGCGGGGCCAGCGGCTCCACGGTCTGCGTGGCATGGGTATCGGCCAGCACGGTTTTTTCGCCGCCGCGATGGTTCTTGCCCACCTGCACCCCGCTGTCCAGCAAGTCCGCGCGCCGGCCGCTTTCGGTATAGAAGACGGGAATGTTCTTGTCCCGCGCCAGTTCAAGCAGCGGCACGATGTGCGCGACCGCGTCCCAGGCCTCGCGGCCGCAGTGGGTGCGGTATTGCTTCAGGCCTTCCAGGATGTCCTGGGGCGTATCGCCGCAGAAGTTGTACTGCACGTCGATGATGAAAAGCGCGGGGCGCTTGCCGAAGCCGCCGCGCTTGCCGTAGCCGGCCTGGGCCAGCACTTGCTTGTCGCGTTCGGTGAGGAAGTCGTCCCAGATTCGCTTGGTGTCGCTCATGGTGGTGTCCGCCAAAAAGGAAATGTAGTTCAAAGACGCTTGAGATAGCGGCCGCCCGGGTTGGCCCGGGCCGCGTCGGTGATGCGGCCGTCCTGCGCGACGGTGCGCCCGCGCACCAGGGTGCGCACGGGCCAGCCCTTCAGGGTCATGCCCTCGTAGGGCGAATAATCGGAGTTCGATTCCAGGGTCGCGGGATCGACGGTGCGTTGCAGGTCGGGGTCCACCAGCACCAGGTCCGCGTCCTTGCCGATCTCG contains the following coding sequences:
- a CDS encoding CobW family GTP-binding protein; its protein translation is MPVTAGPLPVYLLTGFLGSGKTTLLSRLVRSPRFADTAVVINEFGEIGLDHMLVGKADDTDVVLLDSGCLCCAATSSLQDTLESLYYRRQRGEIPAFTRVVVETSGLADPCPVINTLAADPLIARHYRFGGVVATADALHGAATLDAYREASTQIAIADRIALTKTDLAEDSAVQALRTTLRQYNASAPIRPVSPDTVDEDAPALFDGLRPEHLDAAALTAARPAAAGPLAHVLRYGIVSYAFRQHAPVSWEAYASWTRHMQRHVGERLLRAKGLLHWSDGSLRAVHGVRHVFATPEPVSLPEGTVQPGAMVLIVQDMSAEEVEQALRPLGM
- a CDS encoding isochorismatase family protein gives rise to the protein MSDTKRIWDDFLTERDKQVLAQAGYGKRGGFGKRPALFIIDVQYNFCGDTPQDILEGLKQYRTHCGREAWDAVAHIVPLLELARDKNIPVFYTESGRRADLLDSGVQVGKNHRGGEKTVLADTHATQTVEPLAPRPQDIRITKQKPSCFFGTIFMSHLNFLDVDTLILVGCTSSGCLRATTVDAYSYNFKVIIPEEAAFDRFQASHAMSLFDLNCKYADVIPSREVQDYLRELPAPAAQA